The following are from one region of the Periophthalmus magnuspinnatus isolate fPerMag1 chromosome 5, fPerMag1.2.pri, whole genome shotgun sequence genome:
- the znfx1 gene encoding NFX1-type zinc finger-containing protein 1, whose protein sequence is MDKKTGCPRGDSGAKHGTGRTENASGSAGRGRGGARGRAPSNRANSCQRETGSKPKHGFERGAKAGAGGQGGRGTGRGGGHGTPGAERNQEAWQRDRGRGGRGRGGSRSHSIAGGERGAGELGAHRNEGWRSHGQENGNRRGGYSEGRRGSRPEMTENTKEKRRNAPNSDTPKGSRLGFRMLEELSSKEPSEVAVRVSSHPGLKPLLSEFTMGKDLVELLCLVLSKAFKSRVDRVTLQHLAGIIKNSSFLRTVLPHYLAGVGSESDTDRREKYPQHLENILAILTQVLSNFPASSVEPVSLLLTLLPTAINSLRTSGVDVPAQIEENMEQLQELVRHLQTRSREGTLRSDKDNYALLPAGGDIPGEDQQDFRTIPIYPTPEELRHEERPYLRPNLTSQRYPNTHLYLDTHFRLLREDFVRPLRVGIQELLWTQMNLGQMDNPGNQVKGKRLDDIRIYHDTKVIAPKCTINGLAYVVQFNVKPLKFVRWQNSKRLIFGSLVCLSCDNFESFLFATVSDRDPKELQEGRVQITFTEESRHRLARIQQNQVFLMVETTAYFEAYRYVLEGLQEQEEDELPFQRYLVDCSPDVERPAYLYRGDTYDLSAVAHPDFKTKVRPFHCLDTEAWPTMEQLGLDESQFKAFQLALTKELAIIQGPPGTGKTYVGLKIAQALLTNQTLWRVNTPVLVVCYTNHALDQFLEGIHKFLLDGIVRVGGRSNSEILKRFNLRELAHKEKFKRNGPNYLSAAYNTIFRELCEAERELQVQSMQLECTVKGVLRENVLQRYIKEKHWDSLQMIYNQGGFQRMPGRKLNLIMEWLGLGGLSHGHILNIPMVNDMEAEAALEEPEDALIDIEEEADMMAAERIIDDFIYPRDGRDRHKKGDTQQTIREVESMMLAMSLDEPETHANPEANPGMSDDIWEFQRDQKKRMKKKIKHELQKSSTMTETEERLITNIWTLSVPDKWRLYRLWLSRYRIDLRTKTLDLEQEYQNSVDRLADVKRQQDCRILKEATVIGMTTTGAAKFRHTLQQVRPSLVIVEEAAEVLEAHTITTLSSACQHLILIGDHQQLRPSATVYELAKNFNLEMSMFERLVNMKLPYVRLNYQHRMRPDIARLLTPHIYSELENHPSVLHYENIKGLNTNLFFVEHKYLEEEIKDGKSHENRHEAQFVVALCRYLLLQEYKPEQITILTTYTGQLFCLRKLMPASQFSGVKVHVVDKYQGEENDIVLLSLVRSNMQRKVGFLNIPNRVCVALSRAKKGLYCIGNSEMLGQVKLWSNIFHTLREKDQMGTALTLCCQNHPSRHVKASSATDFEQAPEGGCTQPCEYRLNCGHVCAKVCHPYDPEHKEYQCLKKCQKIVCDLGHRCLLLCYQTCSDCKVLVEKTIPQCQHKQMVPCHKDPNSFVCQEPCQKTLECGHPCDRVCGEPCTSRCHVKIRYDLQCGHSQKDFCFYKTMQKEPFCTAPCEQELKCGHSCRGKCSRCHQGRYHSGCSQKCERLLVCSHKCQAHCTNCPPCARPCENRCVHSHCPRQCGQPCHPCVEPCAWQCPHQTCTKLCHEPCDRPPCDEPCYQTLACGHPCIGLCGEKCPDKCRICHREEVTEIFFGFEDDPDARFIQLQDCGHVIERRAMDQYMEMDERQQENQEEVAIKLKECPKCRTPIRKNLRYGSHINRCLAEIELVKQKIAGNQEDTELQTLTLMKLWQENKHKAILSYEFSRIENELQRPHLSAVDLWVIENKMDFYTHVAKVIERQKMSSSVATAFNERIEEFLGWLKNPQQKFSEQQVYDLDRELRRLTLLAELNAHSNMAQLRGQMGNIQIEEQTLRKVLEKCGPFTEDDEARAKPIIEELKRKTPYTGLGISDEERKMIVSAMQMPGHWFKCPNGHVYLISDCGGAMESRKCPDCNAVIGGASHRVASGNQLASEMDGAQTPAWPTALGPQLF, encoded by the exons ATGGATAAAAAAACAGGATGCCCAAGAGGAGACAGTGGAGCTAAACATG GCACTGGACGGACTGAGAATGCTAGTGGATCAGCAGGTAGGGGACGTGGAGGGGCAAGAGGAAGAGCACCATCAAACCGTGCCAATTCTTGTCAACGTGAAACTGGAAGCAAACCGAAGCATGGGTTTGAGAGAGGAGCTAAAGCAGGTGCAGGAGGGCAAGGTGGGAGGGGCactgggagaggaggagggcacgGGACTCCTGGAGCTGAGAGGAACCAAGAGGCGTGGcaaagagacagaggcagaggggggagagggagaggcggAAGCAGGAGTCACAGTATAGctggtggagagagaggggctggtGAGTTAGGTGCACATAGAAATGAAGGATGGAGAAGTCATGGGCAAGAGAATGGAAACAGAAGGGGAGGTTATagtgaggggagaagaggaagtaGACCAGAGATGACAGAAAATACAAAGGAAAAAAGGAGAAATGCACCCAATTCAGATACTCCTAAAGGAAGCAGGCTTGGCTTTAGAATGCTTGAGGAACTTTCTTCAAAAGAGCCATCTGAAGTGGCCGTCCGCGTCTCCTCCCACCCTGGTCTAAAACCTCTACTTAGTGAGTTTACGATGGGGAAGGACCTGGTGGAGCTGCTGTGTCTGGTGTTGAGTAAAGCCTTCAAATCCCGCGTAGACAGGGTCACTCTGCAGCACCTGGCCGGGATCATCAAAAACTCAAGCTTTCTGCGCACTGTCCTGCCACACTACCTGGCAGGTGTAGGGTCTGAGTCTGACACTGACCGCAGAGAGAAATATCCACAGCACCTGGAGAACATCCTGGCCATCCTCACACAG GTACTTAGCAACTTCCCTGCCAGCTCGGTTGAACCTGTGAGTCTGCTTCTCACTCTCCTGCCAACGGCCATCAACAGCTTGAGGACTTCAGGAGTGGACGTACCAGCTCAGATAGAGGAGAATATGGAGCAGCTTCAAGAACTGGTCAGACATCTTCAAACAAGGTCCAGAGAGGGCACCTTACGCTCAGACAAGGACAATTATGCGCTTCTGCCCGCTGGTGGTGACATCCCAG GGGAAGACCAGCAAGACTTCAGGACTATTCCAATCTACCCGACGCCAGAGGAGCTTCGACACGAGGAAAGACCCTATCTCAGACCCAACCTCACCTCCCAACGCTACCCAAACACCCACCTGTATCTGGACACACACTTTCGACTGCTCAGGGAGGACTTTGTGCGGCCGCTCAGAGTAGGGATCCAGGAGCTGCTCTGGACCCAAATGAACCTTGGACAAATGGATAACCCTGGCAATCAAGTAAAGGGAAAGCGACTGGATGACATCAGAATATATCATGACACAAAAGTGATAGCCCCTAAATGCACCATCAATGGTCTAGCATATGTCGTCCAGTTTAATGTGAAGCCACTCAAG TTTGTGCGCTGGCAGAATTCAAAGAGGCTGATCTTTGGTTCTTTGGTCTGTTTGTCATGTGATAACTTTGAGAGCTTCCTCTTTGCAACTGTGTCAGATCGAGACCCGAAAGAGCTCCAAGAAGGAAGAGTTCAGATCACTTTTACAGAAGAAAGCAGACATAGGTTGGCCAGGATTCAG CAAAACCAAGTATTCTTGATGGTAGAGACCACTGCTTACTTTGAAGCTTATCGCTATGTTTTGGAGGGCCTccaagagcaggaggaggatgagcTGCCCTTTCAGAG GTACCTTGTAGACTGCAGCCCAGATGTGGAACGTCCAGCTTATCTCTACAGAGGTGACACTTATGACCTGTCGGCTGTGGCTCATCCGGACTTCAAGACCAAAGTCAGGCCATTTCACTGCCTAGATACAGAGGCCTGGCCCACAATGGAGCAGCTGGGGCTGGACGAGTCTCAGTTCAAAGCCTTTCAGTTGGCCCTCACTAAAGAGCTAGCCATAATACAGGGGCCCCCAGGGACCG gaAAAACCTATGTTGGGCTTAAGATTGCTCAGGCTCTGCTGACCAATCAAACCCTTTGGAGGGTTAATACTCCTGTTCTGGTTGTGTGTTACACTAACCATGCTTTGGATCAGTTTCTTGAAG GTATCCATAAATTTCTTCTTGATGGAATAGTGAGAGTTGGAGGCCGCAGCAACAGTGAGATCCTGAAGCGCTTCAATCTGAGAGAATTGGCTCACAAAGAAAAGTTCAAACGCAATGGCCCCAACTACCTGTCAGCTGCTTATAACACA atttttagAGAGCTTTGTGAGGCTGAGCGTGAGCTGCAAGTTCAAAGTATGCAACTGGAATGTACTGTCAAAGGAGTCCTACGAGAGAATGTCCTGCAACGATACATCAAAGAGAAGCACTGGGACAGTCTACAAATGATTTAT AATCAGGGAGGATTTCAAAGGATGCCTGGCAGGAAATTAAACCTGATCATGGAGTGGCTGGGTCTTGGTGGTCTCTCACATGGGCATATATTGAATATACCAATGGTCAATG ATATGGAGGCTGAAGCTGCATTGGAGGAGCCAGAAGATGCCCTCATTGATATTGAAGAGGAGGCAGATATGATGGCAGCTGAGCGTATTATCGATGACTTCATTTATCCCAGAGATGGGAGAGACCGGCACAAAAAAGGGGACACACAGCAGACCATAAGAGAAGTGGAGAGCATGATGCTGGCCATGTCTCTGGATGAACCGGAGACACATGCTAATCCTGAGGCAAATCCTGGAATGAGTGATGACATTTGGGAG TTCCAACGAGACCAAAAGaaaaggatgaaaaaaaaaatcaaacatgagTTGCAGAAAAGTTCAACCATGACTGAGACAGAAGAGCGCCTCATTACTAATATCTGGACGCTGAGTGTACCTGACAAATGGAGGCTTTATCG TTTGTGGCTTTCCCGCTATAGAATAGACCTGCGCACCAAAACCTTGGATTTAGAACAAGAGTATCAAAATTCAGTGGACAGATTGGCTGATGTCAAACGACAACAGGACTGCCGTATTCTTAAAGAGGCAACG GTGATCGGCATGACAACGACAGGTGCAGCCAAGTTTCGTCACACTCTGCAGCAAGTGCGTCCATCTCTGGTGATCGTGGAGGAAGCAGCAGAGGTTCTGGAGGCTCACACCATCACCACTTTGAGCAGCGCCTGTCAACATCTCATCCTCATTGGAGACCATCAGCAG TTACGTCCAAGTGCCACTGTGTATGAACTGGCAAAGAACTTCAACTTGGAAATGTCAATGTTTGAGAGACTAGTGAACATGAAACTTCCCTACGTCAGACTCAATTATCAG CATCGCATGAGGCCAGACATTGCCCGTCTGCTGACCCCGCACATTTACTCAGAGCTGGAGAACCATCCCTCAGTGTTACACTACGAAAACATCAAG GGTCTGAACACTAACCTGTTCTTTGTGGAGCACAAATATCTTGAAGAAGAAATCAAAGATGGAAAAAGTCATGAGAACAGACATGAAGCCCAATTTGTTGTTGCTCTGTGTCGGTACCTCCTTCTTCAGGAGTACAAACCAGAGCAGATTACCATCCTCACCACTTACACAGGCCAGCTGTTCTGCCTGCGTAAACTCATGCCAGCTAGTCAGTTCTCAGGGGTCAAAGTGCATGTGGTAGACAAATATCAAGGAGAGGAAAATGATATTGTGCTGTTGTCTTTGGTCCGGAGCAACATGCAGCGCAAGGTGGGTTTTTTGAACATCCCTAATCGAGTGTGTGTGGCTCTGTCGCGTGCAAAGAAAGGCCTCTACTGCATAGGGAACAGTGAGATGCTCGGCCAAGTCAAACTATGGAGCAACATCTTCCACACTTTAAGGGAGAAGGATCAGATGGGCAcagctctgaccctctgctgtCAGAATCACCCCTCTCGACATGTCAAAGCTTCTAGTGCCACAGACTTTGAACAGGCCCCTGAAGGAGGCTGCACCCAGCCCTGTGAGTACCGCTTGAACTGCGGCCATGTGTGTGCTAAAGTGTGTCATCCTTATGACCCAGAGCACAAGGAGTATCAGTGTTTGAAGAAATGCCAGAAGATTGTTTGTGATTTAGGACATCGCTGCCTTCTACTGTGCTATCAGACATGTAGCGATTGTAAAGTGCTGGTGGAGAAGACCATCCCTCAATGCCAACACAAACAGATGGTTCCTTGCCACAAGGATCCTAACAGCTTTGTGTGCCAAGAACCCTGTCAGAAAACACTGGAGTGTGGACATCCATGCGATAGAGTTTGTGGGGAACCGTGCACCTCTAGATGCCATGTAAAGATTAGATATGATTTGCAATGTGGCCACAGCCAGaaggatttttgtttttacaaaacaatgcaaaagGAGCCATTCTGCACAGCTCCATGTGAGCAGGAGTTGAAATGTGGCCATTCATGTCGTGGTAAATGCAGCCGTTGCCACCAGGGGCGCTACCACTCCGGCTGTTCCCAGAAGTGTGAGCGTCTTCTGGTTTGCTCTCACAAGTGCCAGGCTCATTGCACAAACTGCCCTCCTTGTGCTCGTCCATGTGAGAATCGCTGTGTCCACAGTCACTGCCCCAGGCAATGTGGCCAGCCCTGTCATCCCTGTGTGGAGCCCTGTGCCTGGCAGTGCCCACACCAAACCTGCACCAAGCTCTGCCACGAGCCCTGTGACCGCCCTCCATGTGATGAACCATGTTATCAGACCCTGGCCTGTGGGCACCCATGCATCGGCCTGTGTGGAGAGAAATGTCCAGACAAGTGTCGTATCTGTCATCGTGAAGAAGTCACCGAGATCTTCTTTGGCTTTGAAGATGACCCAGACGCCCGCTTTATTCAGCTACAAGACTGTGGACACGTCATCGAACGCAGAGCAATGGACCAATACATGGAAATGGATGAGAGACAGCAAGAAAACCAGGAAGAAGTGGCAATCAAACTCAAAGAGTGTCCCAAGTGTCGCACACCAATACGAAAGAATCTTCGTTATGGCTCTCACATAAACCGCTGTCTGGCTGAGATAGAGCTGGTGAAGCAGAAGATTGCAGGAAATCAGGAAGATACTGAATTACAAACACTAACCTTAATGAAACTCTGGCAAGAAAACAAGCACAAGGCAATACTGTCTTATGAATTCAGCAGGATAGAAAATGAACTGCAAAGACCCCATCTATCAGCAGTCGACCTGTGGGTCATTGAGAACAAAATGGATTTCTATACACATGTTGCCAAGGTGATTGAAAGACAAAAAATGTCTTCCTCTGTAGCTACAGCATTTAATGAAAGGATTGAAGAGTTTTTGGGCTGGCTCAAAAATCCACAGCAAAAATTTTCAGAACAGCAGGTGTACGACCTGGACAGGGAACTACGGAGACTCACGCTCTTGGCTGAACTAAATGCTCACTCCAATATGGCGCAACTCAGAGGACAAATGGGAAACATTCAAATAGAGGAACAAACTCTACGAAAAGTTCTGGAAAAATGTGGTCCGTTCACTGAAGATGATGAAGCAAGGGCCAAACCAATAATAGAGGAGCTGAAAAGGAAGACCCCTTACACCGGTTTAGGGATCAGTGATGAAGAGAGGAAGATGATTGTGTCAGCCATGCAAATGCCCGGCCACTGGTTCAAATGTCCCAATGGTCACGTGTATCTTATATCCGATTGTGGAGGAGCCATGGAGAGCCGCAAATGCCCAGATTGCAATGCTGTTATTGGCGGGGCCAGTCATAGAGTTGCTAGTGGTAACCAGCTGGCCTCAGAAATGGATGGAGCACAGACACCTGCCTGGCCAACAGCACTCGGACCACAGCTGTTTTAA